Proteins from a genomic interval of Chitinophagales bacterium:
- the dcm gene encoding DNA (cytosine-5-)-methyltransferase — protein MENHKKSIRVVELFAGVGGFRLGLERSNYKVIWSNQWEPSTKKQHASMVYEARFGKENHSNQDIAKVDTSEIPDHDLLVGGFPCQDYSVATTLQNSKGLIGKKGVLWWSIHRILQEKENKPSYLFLENVDRLLKSPAKQRGRDFAVMLQSLNQLGYAVEWRVINAAEYGMPQRRRRVFFLGYHQSTAIYQRIKDSKKEEWIMREGTLANAFPIESQNEMFLSELELQKNLVEITKNFNKNGGASPFLNTGLAIEGKVYTKKTNPLCDGKKTILGEVLQNGEVTEDFFIDEKDLPRWEYLKGSKKEVRKTKEGFEYNYSEGGMVFPDSLDNASRTIITGEGGKSPSRFKHVVQSDRGLRRLTPIELERLNMFPDNHTELEGITDSKRAFFMGNALVVGVVERIGKELYNQINR, from the coding sequence ATGGAAAATCACAAAAAAAGCATTAGAGTGGTAGAGCTTTTTGCAGGGGTTGGAGGATTTCGACTTGGACTTGAAAGAAGTAATTACAAAGTTATTTGGAGTAATCAATGGGAACCTTCTACTAAAAAACAACACGCTTCAATGGTGTATGAGGCTCGATTTGGAAAAGAAAACCACTCAAACCAAGACATTGCAAAGGTGGATACATCAGAAATTCCCGACCACGATTTATTGGTTGGCGGCTTCCCCTGTCAAGATTATTCTGTAGCTACTACCCTCCAAAATTCCAAAGGCTTGATAGGCAAAAAAGGGGTTCTTTGGTGGTCGATTCACCGAATCCTCCAAGAGAAAGAAAATAAACCGTCTTACCTTTTTTTAGAGAATGTAGATCGTCTTCTGAAATCTCCTGCCAAACAAAGAGGGCGTGATTTTGCGGTGATGCTTCAAAGTCTTAATCAGTTAGGCTATGCTGTTGAATGGCGAGTAATCAATGCAGCAGAATACGGAATGCCACAAAGAAGAAGGAGGGTTTTCTTTTTGGGCTATCATCAATCGACTGCTATTTACCAAAGAATAAAAGATTCAAAAAAAGAAGAATGGATTATGAGAGAGGGAACGCTTGCAAATGCTTTTCCTATTGAAAGTCAGAATGAAATGTTTTTAAGCGAACTTGAACTGCAAAAAAATTTAGTAGAAATTACCAAAAATTTCAATAAAAATGGCGGGGCATCACCTTTTCTGAATACAGGCTTAGCTATAGAGGGAAAGGTTTATACAAAAAAAACAAATCCTTTATGCGATGGAAAAAAAACAATTTTGGGCGAGGTACTTCAGAATGGCGAAGTAACAGAAGACTTTTTTATTGACGAAAAAGACTTACCTAGATGGGAATATTTAAAAGGATCAAAAAAGGAAGTTCGTAAAACCAAAGAAGGATTTGAATACAATTACAGCGAAGGAGGTATGGTATTTCCCGATTCTTTGGACAATGCTTCAAGGACAATCATTACTGGTGAAGGAGGAAAATCCCCTTCAAGATTTAAACACGTTGTCCAGTCAGATAGAGGATTAAGACGTTTAACACCCATAGAATTAGAGCGACTCAATATGTTTCCAGATAATCATACTGAACTTGAAGGGATCACTGACTCCAAAAGGGCTTTTTTTATGGGTAATGCTTTGGTAGTAGGAGTTGTAGAAAGAATAGGGAAGGAACTTTACAATCAAATAAACCGATAA